In the Natronolimnobius baerhuensis genome, one interval contains:
- a CDS encoding rhomboid family intramembrane serine protease, with protein MSPIAALLAAVIVVTVALSLVVVRRLATPERRWRDVAGERFIMGVPWGTLVVVTVVLAVYLFVQDGITDPSDPVTIPYRSWSYFYPLGMLTASFSHASPGHLVSNLAGTVVAAPLAEYAWGHYASSNARENHPDAGVRSQLRTWWTTPWIRAVVIFPAVVIAIGLLTSLFSLGPVIGFSGVVFAFVGFAIVHYPIVTLVGVIGVQSALQTLYRALQDPIHVYTASPSPPTAPSWAEIAIQGHALGFFLGLVLAVAVLERRGSRPNPLHVWLAVLLYAISRGLWQIYWFGEGQTYFLFQGPGLVIVALLALVITVALTATERPVIPARVDRFVATLRDWNADEHPGVVTDRVLELATGQSESNSDSRLERIRDIARGTHARERTRLSTITQRSSAVLVVLLVLAVLSGMAIPVNLNVVVFDDDPGEGAIEIEDYTIEYAEEADNQLVSGIGLDELIDDSGLEATGVIVSSEQRNIWMETVTEQQLAHTGGETISVGGPGWRESVHIDRSGWEPVGNGNVYHIRMWESGEEPTVVYESDEQMADLRVNNRLITIAPEDGEFVLEVESESGVETAPMPTADESTEANGVEFEYERGTVYAISETTAVAIASEETYT; from the coding sequence ATGTCACCGATTGCGGCGCTGCTTGCGGCCGTCATCGTCGTGACGGTCGCACTCTCGCTCGTTGTCGTCAGGCGACTGGCCACCCCCGAGCGACGATGGCGAGACGTCGCCGGCGAGCGCTTCATCATGGGCGTTCCATGGGGGACGCTCGTCGTCGTCACGGTTGTCCTCGCCGTCTATCTGTTCGTTCAGGATGGGATCACAGATCCGAGTGATCCCGTGACGATTCCGTACCGGTCCTGGTCGTACTTCTACCCGCTCGGCATGCTGACGGCCTCGTTCTCACACGCGAGCCCTGGGCACCTCGTGAGCAATCTGGCTGGAACCGTCGTCGCAGCGCCGCTCGCTGAATACGCCTGGGGCCACTACGCGAGTTCGAACGCTCGAGAAAACCATCCTGACGCCGGGGTTCGATCACAACTTCGCACGTGGTGGACGACGCCGTGGATTCGTGCGGTCGTGATCTTCCCGGCCGTCGTCATCGCCATTGGGCTGCTGACGAGTCTCTTCTCGCTCGGTCCCGTGATCGGCTTTTCGGGTGTCGTCTTCGCGTTCGTCGGCTTCGCAATCGTGCACTATCCAATCGTGACGCTCGTCGGCGTGATCGGCGTTCAAAGCGCACTCCAAACGCTCTATCGCGCGCTACAGGATCCAATCCACGTCTACACAGCCAGCCCGAGTCCGCCAACGGCTCCCTCGTGGGCCGAAATCGCGATTCAGGGCCACGCACTCGGCTTTTTCCTCGGGCTCGTCCTCGCAGTCGCTGTTCTCGAGCGCCGCGGCAGCCGGCCGAATCCACTCCACGTCTGGCTGGCGGTGTTGCTGTATGCGATCTCGCGAGGCCTCTGGCAGATTTACTGGTTCGGCGAGGGCCAGACGTACTTCCTCTTTCAGGGGCCAGGACTCGTCATCGTTGCGCTGCTGGCACTGGTCATTACGGTCGCACTGACTGCCACCGAGCGGCCCGTGATACCGGCTCGAGTCGACCGATTCGTCGCGACTCTCCGCGACTGGAACGCCGACGAGCATCCGGGCGTGGTAACGGATCGCGTGCTCGAGTTGGCAACCGGCCAGAGCGAGTCGAACAGCGACTCACGACTCGAACGCATCCGCGATATCGCCCGTGGCACGCACGCCCGCGAGCGCACTCGACTGTCGACGATCACCCAGCGAAGTTCGGCAGTGCTCGTCGTCTTGCTCGTCCTTGCCGTGCTGTCGGGTATGGCGATTCCGGTCAACCTGAACGTCGTTGTCTTCGATGACGATCCTGGGGAGGGAGCCATCGAAATCGAGGACTACACCATCGAATACGCCGAGGAGGCCGACAATCAGCTCGTCTCTGGAATCGGTCTCGACGAACTGATCGACGATTCGGGACTCGAGGCGACGGGGGTGATCGTCTCGAGCGAGCAGCGAAATATCTGGATGGAAACGGTGACAGAACAGCAGTTGGCGCATACGGGCGGAGAGACGATCAGTGTCGGCGGTCCCGGCTGGCGTGAGTCCGTCCACATCGACCGCAGCGGGTGGGAACCCGTTGGCAACGGGAATGTCTATCACATCCGCATGTGGGAGTCCGGCGAGGAGCCAACCGTCGTCTACGAATCGGACGAACAGATGGCAGACCTGCGAGTGAACAACCGGCTCATCACAATCGCGCCGGAGGATGGCGAGTTCGTCCTCGAGGTTGAATCCGAAAGCGGCGTCGAAACAGCGCCGATGCCGACCGCCGATGAGTCGACCGAAGCCAATGGCGTCGAGTTCGAGTACGAACGCGGAACGGTCTATGCCATCTCGGAGACGACAGCTGTCGCCATCGCCAGCGAGGAAACGTACACCTAG
- a CDS encoding ABC transporter ATP-binding protein → MINRVLSRAASASRSTTGTTPESEGEATATAPSVSRVDDGPRAAVRLENVTHEYGSGGGRFSSGSGRTVTALEDVSVSVGRGEIVGLEGPSGSGKSTVLHAVAGLVVPTEGTVSVLENDLTTFSDRQRTRLRRRHVGIVFQRFHLLPSLSARANVALPLVQAGVPKRRRRARAEELLEAVGLEERITHLPSELSGGERQRVALARALSTDPDVIVADEPTGELDTTTGGDVLELLTDVGRERGRAVLVASHDDETLSVADRVVTLCDGQVVSDGG, encoded by the coding sequence ATGATTAACCGCGTACTGTCGAGGGCGGCTTCGGCGTCTCGATCCACGACCGGAACGACCCCCGAGTCCGAGGGAGAGGCGACGGCGACGGCTCCGTCCGTGTCTCGAGTCGACGATGGACCACGTGCAGCCGTCCGACTCGAGAACGTGACCCACGAGTACGGCTCGGGTGGCGGCCGGTTCAGTTCGGGCAGTGGACGGACGGTGACGGCGCTCGAAGACGTCTCGGTCTCAGTCGGACGTGGCGAAATCGTCGGACTCGAGGGGCCAAGCGGGAGCGGGAAGTCGACGGTGCTGCATGCAGTCGCGGGGCTGGTCGTTCCAACCGAGGGCACCGTTTCGGTGCTCGAGAACGATCTGACGACGTTCTCGGATCGACAGCGGACGCGACTCCGACGACGCCACGTCGGGATTGTCTTCCAGCGCTTTCACCTGCTGCCGTCGCTGTCGGCGCGTGCGAACGTTGCGCTTCCGCTCGTCCAGGCAGGCGTTCCCAAGCGCCGGCGACGCGCCCGTGCAGAAGAGTTGCTCGAGGCAGTCGGACTCGAGGAGCGAATTACTCACCTGCCGAGCGAACTCAGCGGCGGCGAGCGCCAGCGGGTTGCACTCGCGCGGGCGCTCTCGACCGATCCCGACGTGATCGTCGCGGACGAACCGACCGGCGAACTCGACACGACGACCGGAGGGGATGTGCTCGAGTTACTGACCGACGTTGGGCGCGAGCGCGGACGGGCGGTGCTCGTTGCCTCACACGATGACGAGACACTGTCCGTCGCTGATCGGGTGGTAACGCTCTGCGATGGACAGGTGGTTTCGGATGGCGGATGA
- a CDS encoding DNA-directed RNA polymerase subunit L has product MELRVTESTEDELSIEIAGEDHTFMNVLKGALLEHEDVSAATYDVNPEQSGGQTEPILTVKTDGSVDPLNALEEAAVDVREKTVSFREAFEAAA; this is encoded by the coding sequence ATGGAACTGCGGGTCACCGAGAGCACCGAGGACGAACTCTCGATAGAAATCGCGGGCGAGGATCACACGTTCATGAACGTCCTCAAGGGCGCACTGCTCGAGCACGAGGACGTCAGTGCAGCAACCTACGACGTGAATCCAGAACAGTCCGGTGGGCAGACAGAACCGATTCTGACGGTCAAAACCGACGGCAGCGTCGACCCACTCAACGCACTCGAGGAGGCAGCCGTCGACGTCCGAGAAAAGACGGTTTCGTTCCGCGAGGCGTTCGAAGCCGCTGCATAA